Below is a window of Candidatus Didemnitutus sp. DNA.
GATAATTCGTCTCGAAGCGCACGACGCCGGCCCGCGAGAGGTCGATCGCCACGCGCCGCACGCGGACGTTCTCGATGAAGCCGCCGCGATCGGCGTTCGACTTGAAATAGATGCAGGACTCGCCCTCCTCCACCCGGCAATCCTCCATGAACACGTGGCGAACGCCGGCCGACATCTCGCTGCCGATGCACAGCGCGTTGATCTTCGATTGGAAGAGGCAGTTTCGGATGATCACGTTCTCCGTGCGGCGGCCGTCGCGCCAGGCATCGGCGTCGCGGCCGGCCTTCAGCGCGATGCCGTCGTCGCCGGTGAGGAACCGGCAATTTTCGATCAGCACGTCCGTGCACGAGTCGGGATCGCAACCGTCGTTGTTGATCAGCAGGCTTTCCACGGTGACGCCGCGCACCGTGACGTTCGTGCAGAACGTCGGGTGCACGACCCAGAACGGCGAGTCCTTGAAGGTCACGCCCTCGATGAGCACGTTCCGGCACTCGTAGGGCTGGATCAAACTCGGGCGTAGGTAAGAACCCTCGCCGAATTGGCGCTCGGCCAGCGGCGTGCCCTCGGCGCCCATGCGCCGGCTGATTTCCTGCGCGCGATCCTGGAGCTTCGAGATGTCCATGGCCCACTGGCGGAACTCCCGGCGCGCATTGCCGTCGATCGTGCCGCGGCCGGTGATCGCCACATTCTCCGCACCGCGCGCGTAGATCATCGGCGAGTAGTTGTAGAGGATCACGCCCTCCCACCGCGTCAGGACAACGGGCAGGAAATCCGCCGGGCGACCGCTGAAACGCAGCGTCGCGCCTTCGGCGAGATGCAGGTCGATGTTGCTCTGCAGGTGAATCGGTCCGTTCAGGAGGTAGGTGCCGGCGGGAACGACGACGTGGCCGCCGCCCGCCGCGACGCCGGCGGCGATCGCGGCGCGCACCGCCGGGAGGCTGTCGGTTTCCCCATCGCCCTTCGCCCCGAACGCCGTGATGTCGAACTCGCGCGCGGGAAACTGCGGCGGCGTGATACGCGCGAGGATCGCGGGCACGTCCGCCCAATCGAGTTTAGGCGCGGTGGTGGCCGCGAGCGCAGGGAGCGCCAGCACGACCGCGGCGACGAGCGCAGCGCCGAACGAACGCCGAGACGGCCAGGCGCGGGTCGCGCGAACGATCACGCGCAGGGACGGGGTGAAATGCAGCCGCGAAAAACTCATGCGGGGTAAACGGGGTGGAACGGCGGTCAGCTCTGGCCAACGCGGACGGGGAGTAAAGGGAGCGCGGAGGTAAATTGTTACCCGCGCGTCGGCCCCGCGTGATACGGGACGCCAGCGGCACATGCGAACGCTCATCGTTGTTGCATGGCGCTGCCGCGCGGCTCAGGGTCCCGCGCG
It encodes the following:
- a CDS encoding glycoside hydrolase family 28 protein, with translation MSFSRLHFTPSLRVIVRATRAWPSRRSFGAALVAAVVLALPALAATTAPKLDWADVPAILARITPPQFPAREFDITAFGAKGDGETDSLPAVRAAIAAGVAAGGGHVVVPAGTYLLNGPIHLQSNIDLHLAEGATLRFSGRPADFLPVVLTRWEGVILYNYSPMIYARGAENVAITGRGTIDGNARREFRQWAMDISKLQDRAQEISRRMGAEGTPLAERQFGEGSYLRPSLIQPYECRNVLIEGVTFKDSPFWVVHPTFCTNVTVRGVTVESLLINNDGCDPDSCTDVLIENCRFLTGDDGIALKAGRDADAWRDGRRTENVIIRNCLFQSKINALCIGSEMSAGVRHVFMEDCRVEEGESCIYFKSNADRGGFIENVRVRRVAIDLSRAGVVRFETNYHSYRGGNAPTAYRDFVIEDVTCANATNYAIFAEGTPQSPIEDVLLRNVAVTQAREALFLRHAVSLRLDNVQVNGRPLPEHPPATPESTAKLPIRL